Below is a window of Conger conger chromosome 16, fConCon1.1, whole genome shotgun sequence DNA.
gtaacatggtggttgaatgtgacactggCCAGTTGTccttaggcaacaacaaaacaaatgtgcatacttttttattaatcagtcatttaaatgcattttaaaacatatttttctcagCCTAAATTTCCCCATGATAAAAGTTCactgtctgggcgtggtaacgagaactgtcaattcgctatgattgacagaccgtgctcccactttccacacattgttatttgttaccatagctacctccatgatacgcTCTCATCTTGGCAGACTGAATtctcacaagctagctaacttagtatatcaactatcaatagctaaggtaaggatgctgacttatccaatgataacttggctagctagctagctagccagaaTTAACATAATCCTTATGAAGGCAAACCAGCTAGTCAACGTTATCTCAATTCATATTTGGACGTCTCAATTCATATTTGGACTCGAGccaattaatttattcatccTTACAAAGTTACATTTACCAATTTCTAAGGATAAAAAAACGAATTCAAAAGCCCTATACAACAACAATTGCTAAATATATTCCGTTTGGTCCATTCTGCGTAATATAAGCATTTTAATAGCATCGGGTCTTTTGAGAAACTAGGGCATGAGTGACTACACAGCTACTCACCTTCCAGAGGTCCTCCCGCAAATAGGACACTTTCCCAAAATGGCCTCTTCTCCAGGCATGGAAGTAGGACAAGCGAACCAACCAGGGGTTGAGCTCATACCCCACTGCGGGGTGGAAGCCCTGCCTATGGGCCTCCAGCACCTGCCGTACAAGGTGATGAAAACAGCGTCGATGGGTGCCAAAACCTTTGAGAGCTCTGCAATTTAAAAACCACACGACTTCCAACTGCATGGCAGGCGACGATTTCTACACTTCCGCTGAGTCACTGGCCACAGGATTGTTTTACTCACTGTTCTCCAACCATTACAACCAGGCTCCCCAAAATGTTGATACCTATGaccaaaatgaaatgtcataCGGAGTTACTACAACAACGACATAGTAATActgaaataattacatttagcagacactctcatACAGAGTGACTTGTGAAGCTTCGATTTTACCAAGTATACATTTACACAGCTAGATAGTTACTGAAACAATGTAGGCTTAGTACCTGAAGCAATTTAGGGTACTACCGCCAGACCTGGGAACTGAACCTGCATTCTCTAAATTACAAGTCTATTTCCCTTCCCATTACACCATACCGCCCACCAAGGCTACACTACACGCTACCCCTCCTAACTTACAGCATAAGTCGCGCTGAATGGCATTTCCAGTATACTGCTAAGTGCTATCCTAGTGAAATCACAGACCacaacaacaacttcatatcAGCAAATTAAGCACTACATTGTTCTACCAACAAAAAATGACATGGCTCCATCCGCAAATTACCCCTATGCAGcttttgttgctttttaaacattttcatagCAACGAGCATACGGtcagattttattattttattatttaacaaaataatgaCGTATCCTGGGATGGCCAGTCTTACGGGACATACCAACACATTCACGCccatgggttttttttccccccaattgcACTTGTCATCAGTTGGAATCAAGCCAGTTAAGTCAAAAAAAATTTAATCGCACAATTAATGGTCCAATTGTGGAAATTTCGTCACTATGAAAGGGAAAACATTATCTCGGCGATCTAAAAACCCAGAACATTCCTTTTTACGCACTGAAATCCCATCATACAGTGTATCgctatgtatttaaaccatgaaaaacatactttgatTTCAATGTTAGGTAGTTTACTACCTCCATATTGCCCTCAGTCTTACTGAGGCCTACACATTTCAAAGTTCACCTGGTAAAGTTGAATTTTCATCATCTGACCCTAAGATTTAAACACAACGGAAGCGAGGCGTCTAAAgagagctgtgattggctgagacacGATCAGCGTACTCACAATCCTTCCGTCtcctgatcccagatcagcgaTGCCTCCCGATCGACCCTTCAGCAGAGTCATCACATTGTGGACTTGCTTCCTGCTGGCTGGGAGGTAGGGCACCTGCAGGAGCGAGAGCAgtatatcatttttttatttatttcattttaaataaaataaacgtaGGTCCGCATTCACATGTCTGTGCTTTCACATACCAAAGTGCTCTGGCTCtgatatttgttgtgaccagctttcgcctttaaaactgcatcaattatCTTCGGTCGTgtagttttataagaaaattggCTGcttccaaacatattggagaacttttctctgttcttctgcagactggcTGCCTTTCCTCTAGCTCTCCAGGACATCCCAGACAGACAATATTTTTATCACAAAAGTGGTACTTAatatttgactttattttatgaaatacaacaaaaatctctaacattaaattattttgggtaaattaatgtttggaaatctcaaatttgacACTGAAAAACTGACACACTAATTGACACTAAACATCTACAAACAAATGTATAGGTAATTATAAAAATTAGGGTCCTtatgacttttgcacagtactttaTTTCAGGTtagagaatacatttcctgaagCTGCACACTCATTCCGCAGTTCTGCTCAAGCCCGACCCTCGTCTTGCCTGTAACCTCAGCGGAACTCTCCGGAACCCCGGCATGAGGAGCCCCGCCCACATAGCGTAGACAGCCAGCCCTGTGCCGGCGGTGAGCTGCAGCACGCCCCAGCCGCCGAAGCGCCTCTCCTTAAActcctccatcacctcctccgGAGTGTCCGAATCCATCGCCGGCCTCTGTCACAGAGCTCACGCGCACTGACCCACAGAACAGGAGGAGGAAGTTCAACGTCTTTATGAGAATCACCTCCGTCGGCTTTTCACCAAATCTTGAGAATTCACCAAATCTTTTCTTGCAGTTACGGATAATTTTGCAGCATGATGTATACAATACCTCTATACAAGATGGCTGATAAAGATAAGATGAAATGCTAAGTTAATAAGCCATATTTACTTTGTATTGCAAATGCAATCCGCCTATTCTTGCGATGCCAAAGACATTTAGCCTTGGCTGACTTTTGTACAATacacaatcaaaataataataaaaagcctTACCTTCCAATGTCCTTGATAAATCAAAAATGATAATTGCTTGTGcaagttatttttcaaatacttttgcttTCTTTAACATCATCCAGTGCTATTTAACTTAGCATGTATCATTGACAAATAGCACTGGATGATGTGTACACAGACAATAAAAGGGTCTTTCTAGGGGAAAATCACCCCCTGAACACTCAGATATTTCTGACACCCATTATGTCACCTTGAAACAATGAGCATTTGTATACTTTCgatggaaaaaatatgaataaaatcagggacaaagttttcatttttacaccACTTTTGGCTTACCCACTTCTACTTTCCTACAGCTTGACATCTGTAAATGGTGAAAACAATATCTTGGTCCCGTTGTAATCACGAAGATGTCCTCTACAAAGGGACCATGAACTGAATACTCTGACTTaactatttgcattaactaagaattcaaatgaaatcaaattacCCCAAAACTTTAAATGATGTTCTACCAGACCAGCCCTCTAAACCGTCAATCACCCCTTGTAACAGTACAGTAAAACAAAATTCCACAGATTCCACTCCACCAAAAAGGCATGTGTATACATCTGTATGAACAGCATCTGAAAAATTTAGCTAAATCTTTCAAAGTAGTTTGAAATAATTtgattattcatttaaatgtgtaaCAAAAAAATGCAAAGAATAAAGTCGGAATTAAGTATTCAAACATGACCCATGTTGTAGAGCAAGTCTTTGCATTCACAATGAGGCCAGGATATCAGTCTGTCTTCGATACTATAGTCCAGTGGTACAGAGAAGACCTAAGATGTACTCCCTTGCCATTTCCTCTCTGTGGGACCTCCGAAAAAGGTTGAGGCTACTTCCCGAAAAGTCTGCTCAGAAATCCACTCAGGGAACCCTCggaaatatgtatattaaagTACActacactgaaagaaaaaattgCCGACttaactttctcatccagtgtactgCATTTGGGAGCACATCGCATACTAATCTGCAGTAAGTAGCCTAAGCAGCATGTTTAGtagatttacattttgtatagtaTGGTATAGTGTATTCTGAGGACATAGTAGTTAGGGGGCTGTTTTGGGTACAGCCAAACCTAGTAAAACATGGCAGTGCTTGTAATATTAACCGTGGTATTGAAACGCTTTTCActagcccatggatagtcagtgggcgACATAACAGGCACTCAgtccatatttattcattttttcatgtaTCATTCGGGGATTTTACGTACACTACATTTCGCCTACTAAACAACTTTATCATGCAGAGTACTCAATTCATATACTCAACAGTCGGACACCGCCATGTACTCTTCACGGTAAGAAGACATACGACATAGCTACACAGCATGGCTTGAAAACCATGACCCTATCTAGCTAACTACAGTAGCATTCGCATTAGCAACCAACCTGCTATTGTTATATATCAGCAGAAGTGTTGATCACACCAGTAATAATGTCAGTGTCTTCATAAAGTTTAGTTTCGAAATGTAATTCTAATGGGTTCAACATTTTCAGTAATTATATTCATCTTATAGAAAGACTCACCCCTGATTCACCCTCTACCGCTTCTGTCTTAAATTGGTCCGCCTCTTTAAAAAGTCCTCTTCGCTCAATCCCAAGTGAAACAGAGTCCGCTTGCATGTCAGACGTTCCGTCATATTTGaaatttgactttttaaaatttttagtggaaaatattCTTGACGTTTGTGTGCAAACGATATTATCTCATAATGTCGCGATTATATGCTATTTGCATGTTATTGTCATTGTTAACCATTGAAATGGTGATGATTTAAATATAAGCCGATGTTCCACATTTGTCATGTGTAGGTTTTATGAtggtttcgtgtgtgtgtgtgtgtgtgtgtgtgtgtgtgtgtgtgtgtttgtttgtatgcacaattattatatattatttttattacaggATGTGCAATCAGTACCTgtgctacatacagtatattaatcaATACTGGACCTATGATACTGTTGTATCTTGTTATTTTAATGGCTGAATGTTTTTGATGAGAATGAGATTCAAATGTGAGTGGTTATTGTTTAtgcattaaatgcatttatattttacgTGAACATGAACAAACTTCCTCTGAGTGTGGACAATAAAGTCTAAGCTATTTATGCTGTTTATTCTGCCCTCCcaaattttttacttttttattaattcCAACAGCCACTACAGATTCTAAATTCTATAACCTTGTTTACATTCCACGGTTCAGTGCCCCGGCTCAGAAGCCTTGCATTCTGTGACAATGTGATGCTATCACAGTATCCACACTAAGAACACCTGCAAGTTATCCTCTCAG
It encodes the following:
- the antkmt gene encoding adenine nucleotide translocase lysine N-methyltransferase codes for the protein MDSDTPEEVMEEFKERRFGGWGVLQLTAGTGLAVYAMWAGLLMPGFRRVPLRLQVPYLPASRKQVHNVMTLLKGRSGGIADLGSGDGRIVLEAHRQGFHPAVGYELNPWLVRLSYFHAWRRGHFGKVSYLREDLWKVSLVDCKNVTVFLAPSVLPLLQKKLLAELPEDALVVAGRFPFTDWTPCKVEGEGVDRAWAYYIQAQRQPAAPSHPAEGKLNS